Below is a window of Myxococcaceae bacterium JPH2 DNA.
ATCCCAGGTGGGCGCGTCCCCGCACGGCGCGCTGCTCGGCTCCTACATGATGAACGCGGTGAAGGGCGGCCAGGGTGGCAAGGCGGGCGCGGCGCCCTCCGCGGATGACACCAAGGCGCTCAACGACCTGGCCATCATGTCCTCCGTGTCCATGTCCCAGGCCATCCTCGGCATGGGCAACGACATGAAGATCGACCTCGAGCGCGAGTAGCGCACGCGGCGCACGACGCGAGTCTCGAGGGGCGGCTCCACTTTCGCGGGTGGGCCCGCCCCGTTTCATTTCCGAGGCTTCATTTCAGAAGCTTCAGTTGAGGTACTTGGGGCGGGCGGGGACGCGCGGCTGGGGCTCGGACTGGCGCATCAGCTCCAACCCCTGCTGCGTGAGGACGAAGCGCACCATGCCCGAGCCTCGCTCCGTCTCGATCTCCGCCTCGAAGGCCGGTCCCGCCACGCCTCCGAGCGACACGTCCTTGCGCAGGTTGCGCACCCGCCCGCTGAGCAGGTCGCCGGACACCTCGCGCGAGCCCTCGCCGCGCTGATGCAGCTCATAGGCGGCCTCGTGCAGCGTCATCGCCAGCGCCGGCGTCAGCGGCTGGGAGCTGAACAGCACGGAGATGAGGACCCAATAGGGCGGCGTCTGGTCTGCCATCGCATCCATCCTAACGGCGCCCGCTACCGCGCGCGTGGCTGTCTTCGGGCGGCAATCTGCTCGGCGAGCGCGCCCTGCTGCTTCCAGTGTCCGTACAAGCGCCCCTGTGACGCGAGCCAATCCAGTCGCTGCTGGGCTCGCGCATCCACCCGTCCCGGGGGCGCGTCTCGATAAGGCGTCCCGGGCAAGGGCATGAACGTGTGCCCATGCACCCGCGCGCCCAGCTCCGCCAGCCGCTGCATCAAGTCCAGCGTGGCGTCCACGTCCTCCGGCTCCTCGCCCGGCAGCCCGAGGATGAAGTCCACGTTGGGCACGAAGCCACCCTCCACCGCGAGGCGTGCCGCCCGCACCACCGTCTCCACGTCGTGTCCCCGACGCGTGGCCTGGAGCATGCGCTCGGAGCCGGACTGGCCTCCGATGATGAGGTTGTCGTTGTGCACGTGGCGCTTGAGCAGCGCCAGGGCCTCGGGCGTCACATGCTCCGGGCGGACCTCCGAGGGAAAGGTGCCGTAGAAGATGCGCCCGTCCGGCCCCATGGCCTCGCGCACCGCGACGAGCAGCTCCTCCACCGCGGCCAGGTTCATCGTCTCGTCCGCCGTGCCGTAGGACATGGACGTGGGCGTGATGAAGCGGATGTCCCGCCGACCCGCGCGTCGGAGCTCTCCCGCCCACCGCGCCACGTTGGCCACCGAGCGATGACGGAAGCGCGCCTTGCTCATGAAGGGCGTCTGACAGAAGCGGCAGGCGTAGATGCAGCCTCGGGTGATTTCCACCGCGCCGAACTTCGCGTGCCGCGCGGCGAAGGGCGGGAAGTCATCCAGCCGCACGCCCTCGCCATGGCCTCGCTGCACCAGCTTGCCCGCGTCCAGATACGCCACGCCATGCGTCCCGCGCGGGTCCTCGCCGCGGAGCACGCGCAGGAGCAGGGCGCGCAGCGTGTGCTCACCCTCGCCCACGGCGATGAGGTCGAAGCCGGCCTGGAGCGTCTGGAGCGGCTCGGCCGTGGCGTGCACCCCGCCCGCGATGCACAGCGCCTGACGACCCTCCAGCCGTGCGCGAACCCAGGCCAGCTCCTCGGCGGCGGGGCCGAAGCTGGCCGAGTAGAACGACCAGGCGACCACCACCACGTCGCCCGCGTCCACCCGCTCGCGCACGGTGGTCAGCAGGGACTCGCGGTCGCGCGGGAAGTGCAGCGACACGTCCGCGAGCGCCGGGTCCGCCTCCACGGCCCCAGCCAGCACGGTGAACGCGTACTTGCCGGGGTACTGATAGCTGAGGACGAGCGAGACCTGAGGGCGCGAGGACATGCGGGGCCGCGATGATGCCACA
It encodes the following:
- a CDS encoding TIGR04013 family B12-binding domain/radical SAM domain-containing protein, giving the protein MSSRPQVSLVLSYQYPGKYAFTVLAGAVEADPALADVSLHFPRDRESLLTTVRERVDAGDVVVVAWSFYSASFGPAAEELAWVRARLEGRQALCIAGGVHATAEPLQTLQAGFDLIAVGEGEHTLRALLLRVLRGEDPRGTHGVAYLDAGKLVQRGHGEGVRLDDFPPFAARHAKFGAVEITRGCIYACRFCQTPFMSKARFRHRSVANVARWAGELRRAGRRDIRFITPTSMSYGTADETMNLAAVEELLVAVREAMGPDGRIFYGTFPSEVRPEHVTPEALALLKRHVHNDNLIIGGQSGSERMLQATRRGHDVETVVRAARLAVEGGFVPNVDFILGLPGEEPEDVDATLDLMQRLAELGARVHGHTFMPLPGTPYRDAPPGRVDARAQQRLDWLASQGRLYGHWKQQGALAEQIAARRQPRAR